A genome region from Musa acuminata AAA Group cultivar baxijiao chromosome BXJ3-5, Cavendish_Baxijiao_AAA, whole genome shotgun sequence includes the following:
- the LOC135638573 gene encoding uncharacterized protein LOC135638573 has product MDTDTHKEERTKKMTAHERLQNELCAVNERHVMRDRRLDSQDFHSVQSWLEAENDEPVKSSLSSDAEFHGSSYDDQNGSPSDGLDTLEHIRMEILRKADELREEISEVFDRSEEGQGRFHLTEEKLPPKAKNVPRPHRLTNHLPRSPLVACLHCRHGECHQTSVKPTTKARIEHEEAGSRRRMKRHCRPVLGGAPFVVCYNCLQLLLLPLDFFIARRRLCKLQCGACSKVLMFSFRTRNRGVPFVPIEEEQPTSEAETSADATLGQETSNSPSNDSSRWDSLSCSDENALSLGISYSTDVERNDKLPPFLQLHQLMGYGSATEFLYRHSDDMDEELEATEPSTPHRSSPEEEEASVGDGIEETAIEGDESAGRSRTRKPPLHGLLKIMKLRIQKTGRKNSD; this is encoded by the coding sequence ATGGACACTGATACGCATAAAGAAGAACGGACGAAGAAGATGACTGCACATGAACGGCTTCAAAACGAGTTGTGTGCAGTAAACGAAAGGCATGTAATGCGAGATAGGCGTCTTGACTCTCAAGACTTCCATTCGGTGCAGAGCTGGCTGGAAGCAGAAAATGATGAGCCTGTGAAGTCGTCTCTCTCGAGTGATGCAGAGTTCCACGGCAGTTCATACGATGATCAAAATGGCAGTCCATCAGATGGGCTCGACACGCTCGAGCACATTCGAATGGAGATACTGAGGAAGGCTGATGAGTTGAGAGAGGAAATCAGCGAGGTGTTCGACAGATCTGAGGAAGGCCAGGGACGATTTCACCTCACAGAAGAGAAGCTTCCTCCTAAAGCAAAGAATGTTCCTCGACCACACCGGTTAACAAACCATCTTCCAAGATCACCCCTTGTCGCTTGCTTGCATTGCCGTCATGGAGAGTGCCACCAAACATCTGTGAAGCCCACAACCAAAGCTCGGATCGAGCATGAAGAAGCAGGGAGCAGGCGGCGGATGAAGCGACATTGTCGTCCTGTTTTAGGTGGAGCTCCCTTTGTCGTCTGCTACAATTGCTTGCAGTTGCTGCTGCTCCCCTTGGATTTCTTCATTGCAAGGAGAAGATTGTGCAAGCTGCAGTGCGGTGCTTGCTCAAAAGTGCTCATGTTTTCCTTCAGAACTCGAAATCGCGGGGTCCCTTTCGTGCCGATCGAGGAAGAGCAACCAACAAGCGAGGCGGAGACAAGTGCAGATGCTACTCTCGGACAGGAGACATCGAATTCACCATCGAATGATAGCTCTCGCTGGGACTCACTTTCTTGCTCAGATGAGAATGCACTCTCTCTTGGCATCAGCTACTCCACGGATGTCGAAAGGAACGATAAGCTTCCGCCATTTTTGCAGCTTCATCAGCTTATGGGCTACGGTTCGGCTACTGAGTTCTTATACCGGCACAGCGATGATATGGATGAAGAACTTGAAGCAACTGAACCGAGCACACCACACCGCAGTAGTCCTGAGGAAGAGGAAGCGTCCGTTGGAGATGGAATCGAGGAGACAGCCATTGAGGGAGACGAGTCAGCAGGGCGATCGAGAACCAGAAAACCTCCACTGCATGGATTGCTGAAGATCATGAAGCTGAGGATCCAGAAAACCGGAAGGAAAAACTCAGATTAG